Proteins found in one Phocoena sinus isolate mPhoSin1 chromosome 5, mPhoSin1.pri, whole genome shotgun sequence genomic segment:
- the LOC116754381 gene encoding LOW QUALITY PROTEIN: proliferating cell nuclear antigen-like (The sequence of the model RefSeq protein was modified relative to this genomic sequence to represent the inferred CDS: inserted 1 base in 1 codon): MFEARLVQGSILKKVLEALKDLINEACWDISSSGVNLQSMDSSHDSLAQLTLRSEGFDTYRCDSNLAMGVNLTSMSKILKCAGNEDIITLRAEDNADTMALVFEAPNQEKVSDYEMKLMDLDVEQLGIPEQEYSRVVKMPSGEFARICRDLSHIGDALVISCAKDGVKFSASGELGNGNIKLSQTSNVDKEEEAVTIDTNEPVQLTFALRYLNFFTKATPLSPTVTLSMSADVPLVVEYKIADMRHLKXYLAPKIEDEEGS; the protein is encoded by the exons ATGTTCGAGGCGCGCCTGGTCCAGGGCTCCATCTTGAAGAAGGTGCTTGAGGCGCTTAAGGACCTCATCAACGAGGCCTGCTGGGACATCAGCTCGAGCGGCGTGAACCTGCAGAGCATGGACTCGTCCCATGACTCTTTGGCGCAGCTCACCCTGCGCTCCGAGGGCTTCGACACGTACCGCTGCGACAGCAACTTGGCCATGGGCGTGAACCTTACCAGCATGTCCAAAATACTGAAATGTGCTGGCAATGAAGACATCATTACACTAAGGGCTGAAGATAACGCGGACACCATGGCACTTGTATTTGAAGCTCCAAATCAAGAAAAGGTTTCAGACTATGAAATGAAGTTAATGGATTTAGATGTTGAACAACTTGGAATTCCAGAACAAGAGTACAGCCGTGTAGTAAAGATGCCTTCTGGTGAATTTGCACGTATATGCCGAGATCTCAGTCATATTGGAGATGCTCTTGTAATTTCCTGTGCAAAAGATGGAGTGAAATTTTCTGCAAGTGGAGAACttggaaatggaaatattaagTTGTCACAAACGAGTAATGTTGATAAAGAAGAGGAGGCTGTTACCATAGACACGAATGAACCAGTTCAGCTAACTTTTGCACTGAGGTAcctgaacttctttacaaaagcCACTCCACTCTCTCCTACAGTAACACTCAGTATGTCTGCAGATGTACCCCTTGTTGTAGAGTATAAAATTGCTGATATGAGACATTTAA TATATTTGGCTCCCAAGATCGAGGATGAAGAAGGATCTTAG